ACCACTCCTGATTCAAATGCAGTTGTTCGGCCGGCAGCCAGTGCTGTGCTGTAAAAGACGATGCAGCCGGCTTTACATCCAGCGTTATCGATTGGGAGGCTACACGCTGGGTTTTGGTCATCCGGGAGTTAAAGAAACCGCCGAAGCTGGGGCGAGTCGCTGTCACGACCTGCGCCGTCAACGCCAGGGGCTTGATGGTCATGCGGCCGCTTTTCTGCGGAAAAATCGCATACTTGCGTTCGGTCACCCAATAATCCTCGCCATTGATCTGCGTGCTGTAATTGCTGTCGTCGCCGAGTTTCTCAATGACGGCATCGGCCAGTTCCGGCTCATTGAGACTGGCCTGCGAAATTTCGACCCTGCGGTACAAACGCATGGTATAGAGGACCTGGGATTGCACATAAGGGCCTTCAGGAGACGCCTCAACTTCCAGAAACAAATCGCTGTTGGCAGGCACATCTTTATTAGTCGCGTTTTCGGTTACCTGCACAGTTGTTGGCTGACTCACATCATCGCCGAACTGCACGGCCGGCACGGTCAGGTTGCCGGCATGCTTGGCCATGACTTGCAGCACCCATTGAATGGTTTTGCTGGATGAGCCGTTAATCCACGACGAGTGAGTGCTCTGGCTCTGGCCCAATATCTCGAAATCCTGCTCGAGCGGCGTGAAATCAGGGTCATCGTCCGGCGAGTCGGTGGCCGTAAACGTGATCTGAAAGGATTCGTTGAGATTGACCGAACTGCGGTCTACCGCGACATTGATTTCCGCCGCCGACAGCCACGGCGCATTCAGTAGCAATAACAGATAAAGCAGAGCTGTTCGGTACGGACTAACTGTTAATAATTTCAGTAATCTCATGTTCATCACGAATTTGAATGGTGTGGCGGTATAAAGTGCCTCAGTCAAGCTGTTTACCAGACAGCGCCTGAACCCGACCGGGATCTGCTGCCTGATTGCCGTTCCCGCTGGCCGTATTGGTATAAAAATTTGCGCTTTAAAAGGCCTGCCGGATCATCAGGAATTCGATTGAGCCATTGTTCATTGGCCTGGGCCGTTTCATCCTTGGTTTCAGCCGGCGACTGCTCTGACTGCTGAGCGGCTTGCTGCTGCGCATCGTCCTTATGCTGCTGGCCAGGCTGCTGGCTTTTTTCGGCATCCTGCTGCTTTTGCTCGGGCTTGTTTTGTTGCTGCTGATCTTTCGACTGCTGCTGTTTGTCCGACGGCTGCTGATCAGATTCATTGCCCTGTTTCTGCTGATCGCCGGCTTGATCCGATTGATCGCTGTCCTTTTTCTGCTGCGAATCATCCTTGGACTGCTGCTGTTTATCGTCTTGTTGCTGTTGCTGATCCTGCTTCTGCTCTTTCAGGGCTTTCTCGACGATCTCCTTGTTATATTGGGTGTCTTTATCATTGGGATTTATTTTCAACGCCTGTTCGTAAGCCTTCAAAGCCTCAGCCAACTGGCCTGTCTTCGCTAGGGCATTGCCTTGATTGTAAAAACTGTCGGCCGTGCCGGCACTGCTCGGGCTTGCCAGCGCTTCATTATACTGCCCGGCCTTGTAGTGCGCCGCCGCCTTCCAGTCCGGATTTTCAAACAGCTGCGCGGCTTTACCAAAGTCACCTTTCTGAAACGCCTGCTGCGCCTGCTGGTCTTTTGTGTGCCATAAATCCTGCCAATCCAGGGCATAGCTGTTTTTCGGCAGCGGCACTAGCAGCAGTAAAACTCCGTATAAAATGCCTTTTCTGAATGTCAGCGCCGCCAACGGCAAAACCAGCAATAAAATCCAGGGCCCCCTATCCTGCCACTGATCCAGCAAACCCTCCTTTTTCTCGGCGCCCTGTTGCCGTACGGGCTTATCCAGCGCGGCCAGCAAGGTATCAACGTCGCTGTCATCGGCAGTTATCGATTGGAAGATGCCATGTCCTGCCTGCGCCAGTTTTGCCAATTCATCGGTATTCAGTTTAGTGACCACGATATCGCCCTGCTCGTCTTTTAAAAAGCCGCCGTCCGGCAGCGCGACCGGCGCCCCCTCGGAGGTCCCGACGCCCAATATCGACAGCTGATAACTGCCCAGCGATTTCACCGCCGGCAGGGTTTCATCGACATCGACGCCGTCGGTCACGAGCAATAACTGGCCCTTCTGAAGGCCGGCCTGCCTGAACAGTTCCTGTGCTTTTCCCAGAACCACCGCCGTATTGCTGCCTTGGCTGGGCATGATGTTGGTGTTTAACGCCTCGAGCTGGCTGGCTATGGTTTCAGTATCATCGGTCAGCGGCGTTACCGTAAAAGCATCGCTGGCATAAACCAGCAGCGCGGTCTGGCCGTCCTTTCTCTGTTTCAGGATATCGGCGATCTTATAGCGCGCGCGGGTCAGGCGGCTCGGCTTGATATCGGCCGCATCCATGGACAGGGAAAGATCCAGGGCGATGACCAGGGCCGAGTCATTGCGGAAGACCGGCGCCGGCTGTCGCTCCCAGCTCGGGCCCGCCAGCGCGATAATCGCCAGGAAAGCGCCAACGGCACTTGCCGTCAAAGGCCAGCGGCTTTGTCCGACCGCCTTTTCCTGCAGCAGATAGGGCAATAAAGCGGTATCGCACACCGCTGACCAGTTGCCTTGCCTGAGTTTGCTTCTGAGCATCAAAACCAGCAGTACGCCATAGGGTATCAAAGCCAGCAGCCAATAAGGCCTGATGAAGTGAAATTCGGCTAGATTCATGACAACCTCACGCGGGACAGTGCAATCGCGGCCGCCAGCAGCAGCGCGCCGGCCAGCGGCCAATAATACAATTCGCTCCTGGGCCTGAAGTATTGTTTGTCCTTTTCCACCGGCTCCAGCTGATCCAGCAATTGATAGATCTTGTTGAGCTCATCGGTGTTTCTGGCCCGAAAATAAACGCCGCCGGTTTTCTCGGCGATGGCCGTCAAAGTTTTTTCGTCAAGATCCTGGGACGGATTGACTTTCTGAGCGCCGAAGAAACTGCGCACGAGCATTTCATTGGCGCCGATGCCGATCGTGTAGATTTTTAACTGGTTCTCGGCGGCCAGTTCGGCCGCTTTCAACGGCGATACTTCGCCGGCGGTGTTCGCGCCGTCCGTCATCAGGATCAGCACCCGGCTGTTGACCTCCTGATTCTTGAGGCGCTTGACGGCCAGCCCGATCGCATCGCCGATCGCGGTATTGTCGCCGGCCAGGCCGATCGCCGACTCATCCAGCAAGGTCATGACCGTCTTCCTATCGAAAGTCAAAGGCGTCTGCAGATAAGCCTGCGTGCCGAACAGGATCAACCCGATACGATCGCCGACGCGCCGGTTGATGAAATCGCCGGCCACCCATTTGGTCGCCGTCAGCCGATCCACAGCGCGCTTGTTGATAACGAAATCCTGCACTTCCATGCTGCCCGATAAATCCACGGCCAGCATCAGGTCGCGGCCGCTGACTGCCTGCTCGATCGGCTCGCCCAGCCATTGCGGCCGCGTGCAGGCCGCGATCAGTAAAATCCAGGCAACAACCGCCGCCAGGAACGGCCAACGCCCGGTTTGAGAAATGACGCGCGCGTCGCCTTCGGAAAAATCGTCCAGAAAAGGGACTTTCAGGGCGGCCTGCTCGACCGGCTTGTGGGCCGGCAGCAGCCAGCGGATCAGTAAAGGCAATGGTAAAAGGCTGAGCAGCCAGGGCCATTCGAAATGAATCATTTTTTTGCTTGAGCTTTAAGCCAGTCTTCGCAAAGACTGATTAATTGTGGAATGTCCGCATCGGCCAGCTGTAGCTTGCGGTAAGGCGCATCGCTCAGATGCCTGCCGATCCCCTCGCTGAAAGGCGAGCCTTTGACAGAGCTGTCCAGATAGGCCAGCCACGCCTGACCCGTTAGACCGGCTGCTTGTTCTCTGGGCGATACGCTGATCGCCACGCGCCGGACCAGCACGGAAAGCTCGACCAGTTTTCCATGATTATCAAGCATCTTGTCCTGTTTGATCTGTGTCAGTATTTTTTTTGCGGTTTTGATAGCGGTCTTGCGCGTCAGACGCTTATACAGCCAGATCAGCAAAAAAATCAGCAAAGGCGCCAGTATGGCAACGAGCCACCAGCCCATAGCCGGCGGCCACCAGCCTATGGCTTCCGGCATGTGTATATCTCTTAGCGGAAGTTGCGTGGGTTCCATTTATCGATGCCCCAACAAATATCTTAAACGTTGCACTGGATCATCACCGGTACTGCATTGCATGAAAGCCAAGCTTCTGCTCTGGGCTAATTGGTTAAGGCGCTGCTGACGCAAGGCGAAGCGCTGCTGATACTGCACAGCCGCACCGGAATCGGCGTCTACGACCACATCGCGGCTGTCATCGGTAAACCGGTAGCGGCCTTTGGCGGGCAGCGCGCTTTCCAGCGGATCGTAGACCATAACCAGGACTACGTCGCAGTGCTGTGATAGCTTCAATAGATGCGTTTCAGCTTTGTCATTCATGCCGCGAAAGTCGCTGATGATAT
This is a stretch of genomic DNA from Methylobacter sp. YRD-M1. It encodes these proteins:
- a CDS encoding BatD family protein — encoded protein: MRLLKLLTVSPYRTALLYLLLLLNAPWLSAAEINVAVDRSSVNLNESFQITFTATDSPDDDPDFTPLEQDFEILGQSQSTHSSWINGSSSKTIQWVLQVMAKHAGNLTVPAVQFGDDVSQPTTVQVTENATNKDVPANSDLFLEVEASPEGPYVQSQVLYTMRLYRRVEISQASLNEPELADAVIEKLGDDSNYSTQINGEDYWVTERKYAIFPQKSGRMTIKPLALTAQVVTATRPSFGGFFNSRMTKTQRVASQSITLDVKPAASSFTAQHWLPAEQLHLNQEWSGDIEHMKVGEPLTRTLTLLAKGATVSQLPELSSAKTQDQLKSYPDQPVLKEQKKSDGVIAFREEKIALIPSKEGSYKLPAIEVPWFNTKTQQMEVARIPETTIYAVAAAGTQAAAPVPAKAPVETAPKPETVEPALVGQTQQGNIWLGVSGFLAVGWLATLVYFLSRRPVEKPVPPAATTDVNVNDSIKKLKQACSDNDAVAAKDALLDWGRQKFVATNLGAIASSCDARLRDEILLLNQALYGRDAGQWQGKRLFQAFSENKARERITQAADSGLEPLYRL
- a CDS encoding vWA domain-containing protein yields the protein MNLAEFHFIRPYWLLALIPYGVLLVLMLRSKLRQGNWSAVCDTALLPYLLQEKAVGQSRWPLTASAVGAFLAIIALAGPSWERQPAPVFRNDSALVIALDLSLSMDAADIKPSRLTRARYKIADILKQRKDGQTALLVYASDAFTVTPLTDDTETIASQLEALNTNIMPSQGSNTAVVLGKAQELFRQAGLQKGQLLLVTDGVDVDETLPAVKSLGSYQLSILGVGTSEGAPVALPDGGFLKDEQGDIVVTKLNTDELAKLAQAGHGIFQSITADDSDVDTLLAALDKPVRQQGAEKKEGLLDQWQDRGPWILLLVLPLAALTFRKGILYGVLLLLVPLPKNSYALDWQDLWHTKDQQAQQAFQKGDFGKAAQLFENPDWKAAAHYKAGQYNEALASPSSAGTADSFYNQGNALAKTGQLAEALKAYEQALKINPNDKDTQYNKEIVEKALKEQKQDQQQQQDDKQQQSKDDSQQKKDSDQSDQAGDQQKQGNESDQQPSDKQQQSKDQQQQNKPEQKQQDAEKSQQPGQQHKDDAQQQAAQQSEQSPAETKDETAQANEQWLNRIPDDPAGLLKRKFLYQYGQRERQSGSRSRSGSGAVW
- a CDS encoding vWA domain-containing protein — protein: MIHFEWPWLLSLLPLPLLIRWLLPAHKPVEQAALKVPFLDDFSEGDARVISQTGRWPFLAAVVAWILLIAACTRPQWLGEPIEQAVSGRDLMLAVDLSGSMEVQDFVINKRAVDRLTATKWVAGDFINRRVGDRIGLILFGTQAYLQTPLTFDRKTVMTLLDESAIGLAGDNTAIGDAIGLAVKRLKNQEVNSRVLILMTDGANTAGEVSPLKAAELAAENQLKIYTIGIGANEMLVRSFFGAQKVNPSQDLDEKTLTAIAEKTGGVYFRARNTDELNKIYQLLDQLEPVEKDKQYFRPRSELYYWPLAGALLLAAAIALSRVRLS
- a CDS encoding DUF4381 domain-containing protein → MEPTQLPLRDIHMPEAIGWWPPAMGWWLVAILAPLLIFLLIWLYKRLTRKTAIKTAKKILTQIKQDKMLDNHGKLVELSVLVRRVAISVSPREQAAGLTGQAWLAYLDSSVKGSPFSEGIGRHLSDAPYRKLQLADADIPQLISLCEDWLKAQAKK